The DNA region GGCTCGATCATGCTGTTCCAGCGCTGGTCGTCGGGGGTGCGCCAGCAGCGTGTGCACGCCGTGGTGTTCGGCGGCCCAGTTCACCGCCATGTCCGGCATGGCTCCCGGTATGCCCGTATCGCACCTCCGCGCGAATACACCTGCGCGAAAACGCGTGCACGGAATCTGATTTCCAGCAATGACATCCGTCACAGCCGCGCCCGGATTTGACTCGAGGCGTTTCGGGGTTCAATATTGGTCTGTCTGCACCTCGCTAGGCGAGGCTCCTGTACGAATACAGGCCACTGATCCGACGACGTCGAGAGACGCCCAGGGTTAGGACAGATCTCCCCGGATTAAGGGGTGATCCGAAGTGGCTTCCCGCACAATGGGATACGTCGTGCAGTGCCGAAGCTCTGACGAGAGGGGTGCCCGCAACATCGCTGGTCGGGATGTTGTTTCCCTTCGCTTGGTGCGGCACCGGTTGGTGTGGTCGACGCGCGCGTGCGTCCTGGCGGCAAGGAGGTGAGGGACGAATTGAGTTCCGACGATAGTCCGTATCCGAGTCCGGTTCGAAAACCATTGTCGTTCCCGGCTTGCCGCGTACTGAGCGCTTCCTGATTTCTCTTATCGTTCGTCGACCGATTCGGCGACCGTTTGTTTTCGTGTGCCCTGAATGAGGGGCCGACGGGTATTCGAGAAGTCTGGTGGCATTCGGAGATTCCGCGGTGGGCCGATTCTCCGAAAAGAGTTTCATCATGGCCGTCATCGCATTCCCCCGTACCCGTACCCCGCTGACCGTGCTGTCGGTGCTCGGGGACTCGGCGCGCCGAGTTCGCGCCCGCCACACCCTGACCGAGTCCGAGCGGGCCAACCTGCGTATCGCTCGCCCGCCGGTCGCGGCCTACACCGCCTCCCTGGGCGGTCACCCCTACCACGCGTAGGCCCCTCGCGGTCGCGGGCCCGCGCTGCGCGGCTACCTGCGGCTCGCCGTGGTCCTGGTCGGCGTCAAGACCTTCCAGTCCATCACCGGATGGCCCGGCCCCGTGCTCGTCCGCGGTGTCGGCATGCTCTGCCGGGAGTGTGCCCACACCGCAGCCGGGATGAGACCGAATCAGCTGCGGCTGAGCTGAATAGCCCTGACCACCAGCAGGATTCGAGGCCATGGCAGGAGAACAGTCTTTACAGCTCGGGTCGGCTTCACGATTCCTGGGACCGCTGCGCATCTCGGATCATCTGCATCAGGTCGCGAATTTGCTTGTCCTGCTGCTCGAGGTGTCGATGGATGTCCAAGGTGGTGGTCAGGATCGCGTCACTGTCCTTGTAGGTGGCCTCGGCCCGTTTGTCGGCGGCCGCGGCCAGGATGTTCTGGCCCACGATGATGATGCTCAGGAGCACGAGCTGCAGGAACGTCTGACTGATCCACGAGACCAGGATGACGGGACTGCCCGAGCCGATCGCAGCGGGCAACGATACGAAACTGAGCGCGGCGAACGCGTACGCACACCACATGGTGCCGACGCCTTTGGTGATCACGACAGCCAGGTTCGCGTTGAACCGCGTGTACCACGCGGAATCTGGTGGCGCCGTGGCCACATCGGTGATCTTCGGCGGTCCGGCCTGCTTGCGTTCGGCAATGCGCGGATGCGGACTGTAATGGAGGGGTTCGGGCATGCCGATCAGCCTCGCACGGCGATCGCGAGTCATTGAATCCGATCGGACAGCGAGCTCGAGCCGGTTGACACCAGACCCGGCCATCCGAACGCCGCGGGCAGTTCTTCTCGTCACTACCTCTGATCACCTGACGCTACGGGAGATCGAGTTGATCCGGTAGCATGTTCGGTTTCCGGAGCGTGGATGACAGGGCCGTACAGGCACCCGAAGAACAGCGCGAAGCCGACGGTGAGGACGATGTGTCCCAGGCCGGCAACGCCCGAGATCGCGGGGCCGGCAGCGTGTCCCAGGACCGTGAGTGAGCCGTGGACCACCATCATGGCCACCGTGAGAACAAGTCCGAGGTTATACGTCCAGAAGAAGCCGCTGAACAACCTGGTTCCCGAGAACGCGAACTGCTTGTCGAGGGCGATCACGATAAGGAAGAACAGCGTTCCGAGGGCTAGTACATGGGTATGGGTCGCGGTGAGTTGAGTAGGTCCGGTGAATTCGTGCGCCTTGGTGAATTCCCGGTGGTAGAAACCGAGGCCCAACCCGGCAAGAGTGTAGACCGCGGCGGCGAAGTATGCCTTCTTCATTGAGACTCCTAACAATGCGGACCAGCCGTTTTCCGATCCCGGCGAACGAAAGTTGCAGACGGACAGCGTGCGGGCTCCGACGCTCACGAAGCTCGATTGGTGGTGTTCCAGAACCCGATCCACAGAGCATCGCTGAGACGATGTGCCTGCTCGGTCATCTCGTCCAGGCCGGAAGCCGCCGCATCGCACAACAGCGGCACCCCGCGTCAGACGTTCACGTCCCGGCGCGCGGAATCCGCGGCGATCTCCGCGGCCCACGAGGAGATGGCGTTCCAGTCCCGCAAGTCGCCGTAGCGCCGTCCGCCCAACAGGAAGTAGCGCAGCCTGGCGCGCATCGGTAGCCCGGCGCGCTCGAAGCGTCCCGCGAATGCCCGGTAGCCGCGTACCGCCAGCGCATCCCGCACGATCGCAATCTCTTTCGGCACCGCACGCGCCACTCGCCGACCGACCGGACCCGTCAGCGCCGGAGCCATACCGATGCTGAAAAGCCACACATCCGGTTTCTCCAGCTGTTCCAGCCGCTGACAGGCGAAGACGACGAAGGACTTCAGCAACGCCTCGTGATACACCGGACTGCCCAGCACCACCGTATCGAACCCGCGCAGGTCCGGCACCCGGTGACCGATCGCCACCACCTCCACCACCGTGTCGGAGGATTCGAGTCCCTTGGCGATGACTTCGGCGACTTCCTTCGTCGTCCCCTGCCCCGTCGCATAGACCACGGCCAACCGCCGCACCCTCATACCCATACCCATACCCATGCCCGCCAGCCTGCGGACCGTGCGCCGACTCTCGGCAGAGGAATTATGCCCCTGCCCGTGGGACCACGGTAATCCGTTGTCCCGTCGATAGCGGAGGCGCATTGGAAGGGTCCCGGGCCGATCGCCGTCACCGCTCGGGACGAAAGTCCCCGATCCACTGGCGAAGGTCAGGAGGCGAATTCCGGCCCTATCTCCGACAGCGCGTAGTTGATTACTTTGCGGTAGCCATAAGACGTATGCGAGGAGGATGCTGGTGACCGCGGTATCACCGAAACCTGAACTACCCGTGGCGGTTACACGCCCATACCCAGCCCGACGCGGACAGCGTGGCTCGTTCGCCTACAAGCTGATCACGACCACCGACCCCAAGGTGCTCGGCACCATGTATCTGGTGACCTCGATGGCGTTCTTCATGATCGCGGGCCTGATGGCGTTGCTGATGCGCGCCGAACTGGCGCGACCCGGAATGCAGTTCCTGTCACCCGAGCAGTTCAACCAGCTGTTCACCATGCACGGCACCATCATGCTGCTGTTCTACGCGACCGCCATCATCTTCGGATTCGCGAACATCCTGCTGCCCTTGCAGATCGGCGCACCGGACGTCGCCTTCCCGCGATTGAACGCCCTGAGCTACTGGCTCTATGCATTCGGCGCGACCATGGCGACCGCCGGATTCATCACGCCCGGCGGCGCGGCCGACTTCGGCTGGACCGCCTATGTGCCCTTGTCCGACATCATCCACTCCCCCGGCGTCGGCGCGGATCTATGGATCCTCGGGGTAGGCGTCTCGGGCCTGGGCACGATTCTCGGTGCGGTCAACATGCTCACCACGGTGGTCTGCCTGCGCTGCCCCGGCATGACCATGTTCCGGCTCCCCATCTTCACCTGGAACGTGGTGGTGGCGAGTTTCCTTATCCTGCTGGTGTTCCCGCTGCTTACCGCCGCGGCGCTGGCACTGTTCTACGACCGGCATCTGGGCGGGCACATCTACGATCCCGCCAGCGGCGGTGTGATGCTGTTCCAGCACTTGTTCTGGTACTTCGGCCACCCCGAGGTGTATGTCATCGCCTTGCCGTTCTTCGGCATCGTCTCCGAGATCCTCCCGGTCTTCAGCCGCAAACCGATCTTCGGCTACACCGGCATGGTCTACGCGACACTCGGCATCGCCGCACTGTCGATCGCGGTGTGGGCACACCACATGTACGCGACCGGTGCGGTGCTGCTGCCGTACTTCTCGTTCATGACGTTCCTCATCGCGGTCCCGACCGGTGTGAAGTTCTTCAACTGGATCGGCACCCTCTGGAAGGGACAGCTGACCTTCGAATCGCCCATGCTGTTCTCGCTCGGCTTCCTGGTGACCTTCCTCTTCGGCGGCTTGACCGGTGTCCTACTGGCCAGCCCGCCACTGGACTTCCACATCTCCGATACCTACTTCGTGGTCGCGCACTTCCACTACACGCTGTTCGGCACAGTCGTGTTCGCCACCTTCGCCGGCATCTACTTCTGGTTCCC from Nocardia tengchongensis includes:
- a CDS encoding DUF2871 domain-containing protein — encoded protein: MKKAYFAAAVYTLAGLGLGFYHREFTKAHEFTGPTQLTATHTHVLALGTLFFLIVIALDKQFAFSGTRLFSGFFWTYNLGLVLTVAMMVVHGSLTVLGHAAGPAISGVAGLGHIVLTVGFALFFGCLYGPVIHAPETEHATGSTRSPVASGDQR
- a CDS encoding flavodoxin domain-containing protein, with protein sequence MGMGMGMRVRRLAVVYATGQGTTKEVAEVIAKGLESSDTVVEVVAIGHRVPDLRGFDTVVLGSPVYHEALLKSFVVFACQRLEQLEKPDVWLFSIGMAPALTGPVGRRVARAVPKEIAIVRDALAVRGYRAFAGRFERAGLPMRARLRYFLLGGRRYGDLRDWNAISSWAAEIAADSARRDVNV
- the ctaD gene encoding cytochrome c oxidase subunit I, with amino-acid sequence MTAVSPKPELPVAVTRPYPARRGQRGSFAYKLITTTDPKVLGTMYLVTSMAFFMIAGLMALLMRAELARPGMQFLSPEQFNQLFTMHGTIMLLFYATAIIFGFANILLPLQIGAPDVAFPRLNALSYWLYAFGATMATAGFITPGGAADFGWTAYVPLSDIIHSPGVGADLWILGVGVSGLGTILGAVNMLTTVVCLRCPGMTMFRLPIFTWNVVVASFLILLVFPLLTAAALALFYDRHLGGHIYDPASGGVMLFQHLFWYFGHPEVYVIALPFFGIVSEILPVFSRKPIFGYTGMVYATLGIAALSIAVWAHHMYATGAVLLPYFSFMTFLIAVPTGVKFFNWIGTLWKGQLTFESPMLFSLGFLVTFLFGGLTGVLLASPPLDFHISDTYFVVAHFHYTLFGTVVFATFAGIYFWFPKITGRMMNERLAKWHFWTTFLGFHLTFLAQHWLGNMGMPRRYADYLPSDGFTTLNTISTIGSFLLGASMLPFIWNVFKSYRYGEVVTVDDPWGYGNSLEWATSCPPPRHNFHELPRIRSERPAFELHYPHMVDRMRAEAHVGWGAKAHEVAETGLVATK